A genomic stretch from Halobellus sp. LT62 includes:
- a CDS encoding sugar phosphate nucleotidyltransferase, with translation MKAIIPAAGQGTRLYPQTHTKPKAMVRLAGRPILGHILQSIGSTPIDEVIIVVGGAMKNQIVEYAEDEFTGEFELEFVEQTQAEGLGHSIYQAESIARGDELFIALGDMLFENGYDTFLEAHDALPETDGSIGVKRVAEPSHYGVVEKNGDGEIVQLVEKPDDPPSNFAISGVYVVENSNALFDALEYLVRNDNRGAGDEYQLTDALQRMIEGGSSLRTFEVEEWYDCGRPDTLLEANRVLLERNESKSSDRTDSSVVIPPVDIGSDVSIESSVVGPYVSIDDKTTIKQSIVTDSIVGQDAALEGVNLKESIVGSNAEVDGEPNHLNIGDNSSINL, from the coding sequence ATGAAGGCCATAATCCCCGCCGCGGGGCAGGGAACACGGCTCTACCCGCAGACGCACACGAAGCCGAAGGCGATGGTTCGGCTGGCGGGACGTCCGATTCTCGGGCATATCCTTCAGAGCATTGGTAGTACCCCCATCGACGAGGTGATAATCGTCGTCGGCGGGGCGATGAAGAACCAGATCGTCGAGTACGCCGAAGACGAATTCACCGGAGAGTTCGAGCTCGAATTCGTCGAACAAACACAGGCCGAGGGCCTAGGCCACAGCATCTACCAAGCCGAATCGATCGCTCGCGGCGACGAGCTGTTCATCGCGCTCGGCGATATGCTCTTCGAGAACGGATACGACACGTTCCTCGAGGCGCACGATGCGCTCCCGGAGACCGACGGAAGCATCGGGGTGAAGCGCGTCGCCGAACCGAGCCACTACGGCGTCGTCGAGAAGAACGGCGACGGGGAGATCGTACAGTTAGTCGAAAAGCCCGACGACCCGCCGTCGAACTTCGCTATCAGCGGTGTGTATGTCGTCGAAAATTCGAATGCGCTGTTCGACGCGCTCGAATACCTCGTCAGAAACGATAACCGTGGCGCGGGAGACGAGTACCAACTGACCGACGCACTCCAGCGGATGATCGAGGGGGGAAGCTCACTTCGAACGTTCGAGGTCGAAGAGTGGTACGACTGCGGCCGTCCAGACACGTTGCTCGAAGCGAATCGAGTACTGCTGGAGCGAAACGAGTCCAAGTCGAGCGATCGAACCGATAGTTCTGTCGTGATCCCCCCGGTCGACATCGGCTCGGACGTCTCGATCGAATCCAGCGTCGTTGGACCATACGTGAGTATCGACGACAAGACGACGATCAAACAGAGTATTGTGACCGACAGCATCGTCGGACAGGATGCCGCTCTTGAAGGAGTAAACCTCAAGGAAAGCATCGTCGGGAGCAACGCTGAGGTAGACGGAGAGCCTAACCACCTCAACATCGGGGATAACAGCAGCATCAATCTCTAG